From one Bacteroidia bacterium genomic stretch:
- a CDS encoding Shedu anti-phage system protein SduA domain-containing protein, which yields MNKQNLLPRLASLSRDAFEDFIFRLWSVDNVHIETSYVHTNRLDGIDKKVYEQHSITWEDPKDSKSYQSFNLIVPFFKPLDLLLTSKSIHSDFKEERKILYSYKRILDKRMQEWFLPQDGEFCLPNIYFVSNISGIRKEEYFDNILPRLSPLVKGITISQFGIGTYDSFIDQVPEKTEVVLNSLLQQHFNQISVKVEDGHYRFEIYLPESYLTSGVLHKSQNPVESIITDRSKSNDNYEVLNEFADLINRKAKEDILEKFIKKHYQLIFGNHYDRIETQVWLKFPDLDISGKNRRLDIFLRNAVEGDWELFELKRPTKLVRSYRSIPSLTAEFTNALSQLKNYKRILLQDNVRRRFEKEGIDYYEPELRLVIGRKPNIPQGQWRRLKTENQDNLKLLTFDDLLEEMKFRLDSFSNSIT from the coding sequence ATGAATAAACAGAATCTTCTTCCCCGATTGGCGTCTTTGAGCAGAGACGCCTTTGAAGACTTTATATTTCGCTTATGGAGTGTAGACAATGTACATATTGAAACCTCCTATGTGCATACGAATAGGCTTGACGGTATTGACAAAAAAGTTTATGAACAACATTCGATAACTTGGGAAGATCCGAAAGACTCAAAGTCCTACCAAAGTTTCAACCTGATTGTGCCATTCTTTAAACCCCTTGATTTACTTCTGACATCAAAGAGCATTCATTCAGATTTTAAGGAAGAAAGGAAAATATTATATAGCTATAAGAGAATACTTGATAAGCGAATGCAGGAATGGTTCCTTCCTCAGGATGGAGAGTTTTGCTTGCCTAATATTTATTTTGTCTCGAACATATCTGGAATTAGAAAGGAGGAATATTTTGACAACATACTTCCTCGATTGAGCCCTCTAGTTAAAGGTATTACCATTAGTCAATTTGGGATAGGTACTTATGACAGCTTTATTGATCAAGTTCCTGAAAAAACAGAGGTTGTTCTTAATTCACTACTTCAGCAACACTTTAATCAAATATCAGTAAAGGTTGAAGATGGGCACTATAGATTTGAAATTTATCTTCCGGAAAGTTACTTAACATCAGGGGTTCTTCACAAGAGCCAAAATCCCGTTGAAAGCATCATCACTGATAGATCAAAATCAAATGATAATTATGAAGTTTTGAATGAATTTGCGGACCTTATAAATAGAAAAGCAAAAGAAGATATCCTTGAAAAGTTTATCAAGAAGCATTACCAATTGATATTTGGCAACCACTATGATCGAATTGAAACGCAAGTATGGTTGAAATTTCCAGACCTGGATATATCAGGAAAAAATAGAAGACTCGACATTTTTCTTCGTAATGCGGTTGAAGGTGATTGGGAGCTATTTGAGCTAAAAAGACCAACAAAATTGGTTAGGAGCTATAGAAGCATTCCATCGCTTACTGCTGAGTTTACAAATGCATTGTCTCAACTAAAAAATTACAAAAGAATTCTGTTACAGGATAACGTCCGAAGAAGGTTTGAAAAAGAGGGAATTGATTACTATGAACCAGAACTAAGGCTAGTGATAGGTAGAAAACCAAACATTCCGCAAGGTCAATGGAGGAGATTAAAGACTGAAAATCAAGATAACCTCAAGCTATTGACTTTTGATGATTTATTGGAAGAAATGAAATTTCGCCTTGATTCTTTTAGTAATTCAATTACCTGA